The nucleotide sequence GGTTATATCAATTCATATATATTACGCAacacatatttcaaaaaaatacttattattTACAACACATATTTACAACACACATTCACATTATTCACACTCACATTGCACTATTTTCAGATATTTAACCCACATATCACAATAGCACCGTTCAAGTTCAACAACACTTAGCATCAATGCTCACATATAGGAAATTACACAACATCAAATATCATCTGTGTCAATGCATAATTCAACTATAAACACAGCAACCTATTAGTGTTGCTAGTTCCTTATTTTAATTCctaatttaacaaatataacaatTAACTCATTATAAGGCTAAATATAGTTTGTCAATTGGTCAACTCCAGACAATATAGGAATCATACTTACCATTTGTCACATTCACTATTATACACATAACTTAATCAAACAATTCACACCCTTATCTCGATCATATTATGTCCATTTGTTGTTTCCGATTTCAACTAGTCATTAAAAAAGTCGTTGTAATGCCTTTTTAAAACTCCAACCCCCACTCTTTATACTATACCTCATTATATTGACATCTAAGGCTTAGGATTATCCATCAACTAATTTGTACTTTTTTTGGACTTGAGATAAAATATAGGTCTTAAAGATGTAAGCATGGGTGTTTCCAGAGCTATCGACGAAGTTTTAGAAGTTTGTATACACGTGTAAATACCTCTTGACCACAATATATACTCTCAGATGGAAAGAGGAGCTTTCTTGGCTTATAACTAAACACTTGGAGTTCGGGTGGGGAAAGATTCAGTCTATATTGGGAAGGTTAATAGCAAAATAGCAACAATAATATGTATCCACTTACACAAGTTACGCCTTGGAGAAAGATGACAGTTGGGGATGTTCTTTCCCCTTATAGAGTTGACATACTAAAGTGTTTTCATTTTAGATTGCATTCCCACCATTCTTAGTTAATGGACACCATGTGTTTCAACTTCGGATGTAAGTTATGATGCATTTGTAACGGAGTCTTACGGTTGTATCGGATGTTTGTCACGGTCTTAACGGGGTGTTTCGGTGTGATTTTTCATATCACCCGGTAAAAACGGTATCGGTGGCCACCTATACCTTTTTGTCGCGGCCGTTTTCGCGGTAACGGACTCGTATTTAAAACCTTGATGGGGAGTACTCTGGTCAGCTTGTCAATGCCAACAAGAGTAAATTCTATATTGGTTCCATTACTTTATCTAGACAGATAATGATCGCTTCAATTACAGGTTTCCATCATGGGGCTTACCCTTTACTTATCTGGGAGTTCCTATATTCTAGGGTAAACCTAGAGCAACACATCTTAGGTCTAGGGTGGATAGCATAAAAGTCAAGCTTTGCTGCAAATAGAGTTGTTTTTCCACTTCAAGGTCCAattctatagttttttttttttttttttttatcaaatatgaTTTTCTTTCGTTTGACACAATGTATCTCTTTTACTTGattcatcaatttatttttattttttctcttttacttttttttaagagtataTTGCGATGTACTTTTAAAATCTCCAAATAGAGTTGTTTTTCCACAAAGTTCCTGATattgtaagtttttttgaagaaatcctGATATTGTAAGTTAAAAATCAACTATTATGCatccaaagaaaacaaaagaaatagaaaCCCAAATCATAATACTGTTACACAAGAAGTAAAGTGGTAAAATAAACATACCTTATCTTCAAACATGTTGTATATTGTATCGTTTAAGTTTCCCTTCCAATGCCATTCTGAATCATTTTCtgcaattttaactttttgaagAATTGGTGTGCTTGTGTCTCTGGCAGAAAAAATCTTCATGCGAGGACATTCCCTCACAATTACTTTCTCCAACAACGGAAACTTCATGAAACACTCACTAGAGCAAAACTTGATGAGGCTTGGCAAACattccaaaatcaaaatttgtaaaCTAATAAAAGCAATGTCAACATTTTCTACTCCATTAACTACTTCTTCAAGTGAACTACAATCTTCTATCTTCAGCATTATGAGTTTGTCCAAACTTCGAGCAGTAGGAGTtgtgaataaatattttaaccCATTGCATTTTGTTACCTTTAAATATTTCAGATGATTAAGGGTGACAGAGGAAGGCATCAAATTTATCAAACTAGAACAGTTTTCAACATCTAAGTattcaaggaactcaagaactGGGTCAATTTGAGATCCTTCCTCACATATATGTTGAAGTTTTGGTAATTCGCTCAAATTCAGTGCTTTGATTTGTGTATGAGTCTTCTCACTTATTTCTCCTTTATCTTGGAAAATCTTCTTGAAGCGACTCTCCTCAACATCTAGTGACTCAAGAGTATGCACATTTTCAAGAAACCAATAAGGAAAGCTAGCATCATCAGTGTCATAGCAATTAAAGCCAATCGATGTCATTTTGCAAAAGAGGGCACTTGTGTTTTGGGTTTGCAATAGCATGTCAGCATCCGCCTGTTCCATCCTCAAAAACTCCAAGTTTGGAATCACCTAAAACATATTGAAACAATAATTACTATAGactaaaatttgtctttttaatttttgccaATACCTCtgtactttttcaattttttcctcAAGAGAAATTgtcaaatacttttttttacacgCCATCTAATTCAATTGTAAAAGCTTAATGAATCAGAATTATTGAAAAGAATAACACTAATTCCTTACtgtagagaaaaacaaaaaacaagtcatACATTTATTATATTGATATGCATACCTCTTCAGCAATGAAAAGTGGTTGTTGCTTTAAAACAGAGTGTTTGTCATCTTGAAAATTGGAGCTTCTTGTAGAATGAGTTCTAAACAAATTCAACTTTGTACAATTGTAAACATCAACTTTCCTCAAAGATGGACATAGCAGAGTGTGATTTCCAGCATAGAAACCATTGAATTCTTCTAAGTACCAAAGCAGTAAAGTAGTTAGTTGATTAAACTCAAATATGGGAGCTGCATTCACGCTAGATTCATTCTCCTCTGCAACAATTTCCTTCATGTTCCAACAAGATTTTATACTAAGTTCCTTGAGATGTGAGCAACGAGTAGCTACGGAGAATGGTAATAAATACTCCAAGCTATCACAATTTACTACTTGAACAtttattagattttgaaaactaaTAATTCCTTCCGAATCTCCACTCCATATCTTTTCCAAATTCCACAATCCATCTATAGTGACCTCTTTCAATTGTGTCATAACCTCTTCACTgttattttcattcaaattcaattcaaatatctcttcaacaaaatcacaatttcTAACCTCCAACTTCTCAAGCTCATTATATGTGTTTTGCATTGAAGAAGGAAAAACCACCACAATTTTCTTACAATTGTTCACTTCCAACATCTTCGATGTTTCAAATTGCCGATGCCATATTGTCTTCAAGCTGTCCATATCCTTCAATACGATTTTCtctaatttcaaaaaatgaacCTATGAAATCATGAATAACCACCATCagtataaataattatttaaattacaattttaaaaaattggatgTTTTCAATAATAgaattaccatacctcttttaCTGCATTATTTCTATCTTCTTTAGTTATTATATCCTCCATGATAGGACAATTACTTATTTCAAGATGTTTGAGGTTCATAAAACTTTCAACCAAAGTAGATGAGAATAAATACTTCAATCCAACACAATTATCCACAATCAAGCTAGTCAAGTTGCACATTGATTGATGATTCTCATCCCAGACTTTGTTCAAATTGAGAAGTGAGCTTAATTTAAGGGTATCTAAATTAGGAAATGAAACctacataaaaacaaattaacagaAATCATTACTCTTATAATATGAAACATCGAAACAACGTATAACTAGTTAAAAAGTAAATACTATGAAACAGTATGAAGTCTTCAAATACAAGAatctatttaaatatattttttaaggataaaactAACTTATAACTAATagtatacttataattttttaaatgacttttATTATCACATCTATTGCAGTTTCGTGGAAAAAATAAGCATTATAGTTTTTTGAACAGAAAATATTAATGTTGTTCATTTActcaattgttttttctttcttctctaaaCAAATTTATTCATGAATCAATCTGTTTTTACATATCACAAAAtcaaaaattatatcatatgTATCTAAAGAAGGTAAAAACAAAATAGCATACCTGAGCATTGAAAAATGGTGTAGTAGAAGCATATGGCTCTACATCGTGATACTTTTCCTTACTTCTATGATGTGTCAAATAATCAGAGGCGAAATTATCAAGTGTCTCCAAATGTTCTAAAGTCAAAGAACGCAATTGAAGAAACTCGATTTTTTCATCAGTGATATCATTATTAGCACTTGAATTGTTGTCTCTGAACACTATATCCttcatagaattgcactcacAAACTTCAATCTTACAAAGGTGAGAAAGTCCTTTAACCATTGTAAAGGAGAAAAGATACTTTAACTGGACgcaattttttactttgataacaCTGAGACTTCCAAAAGAAGCAACTGAAGGTTGACCATGACATATATGCTCCAAGTTTCTAAGATTAAGAAGTACTAGTGTTTCCAAGATGGGAAAGGACGCATGGATTTGATTTATCTCTTTATTGTCAACAATGTGATTCAAGTTAGTATTATTTTGGACGTGGAGATGTTTCAGCAATTTAAATCCTTCTCTATTTAGGTTAGGAAGCACATTTTGAATTCCATCTACATCATCCAAATACAAATTCTCAACACCTTTAATCAATGCTTTAATTCCATGCTCCAAATGTATGTTTGTACCAAGTTTGAGCATCAATGTTTTTAAGGTTCCATCCTTGATGTCAGACCAGTCCCATACATCTCCAATagctattttatatctttccagCTTCTCAAACATCAATCGCAAGTCCCTTGGCAACATCCAAGTCTCACGAATTTGTAATTCTAGAGCTTTCAAGTTGGGTAGCTTTCGAAGCTCAGCAATACTAGCATGTTCATTTTGAACCGTTGAATTCACATCTTCCCAATTAATAGAGGTATTTCCCATGTACAACTCCTCCAATTTAGTCAAGCTTGATATAATGTTGTGTGGGATTACTTCTATTCCTGAACTTCTCAAATCAAGCATTCTCAATTGAGTCAATTGCCCTATTTGTCTTGGCAACTTGATCATTGAAGAATTCCAGAGGCAaagtattttcaaattttgtaaagCTTCTATTGCATCCATATTTTCCAAAACGCAGAAATTCAAACACAATGTTTGAAGGTCGGTTAGGAACTGAAACGGTAATGAAGACAAGTTCAGACTTGTTAAATCTAGCACTCTAAGGCTTCCCATACCCTCAAAATAATCATCTGGGATTTTTAAAGAACGATTCCCactaaccaaacaaaaaaactttatGTTAGGACAATCAATTGTTTGAGGAAGCTCGTGCATATGATAGCGATCTACAACAATCTGTGTGCACCTTTGTAAAAAAGCACTGGTTGGCCATTCCTCATCCCGTTGTTTCATTAGAAATACATGTTTGTCCCTGCATGCTATGGAGATagcaaactcacaaacaaagtcATGCATTTGGATCTTTCCATCTACTTTAACTTCAAGCAAAAGACAAGTTGCCTCCAAAGATTCAATCATTGTGTAAAGTTTATTTCTTGCATCATCAATGGTATTAACATGTTTTAATATGTCTAGACCCATTGCAATTTTTAGAAAGTACGATACATAATTACCTGGAAGTAAAGAAAAAAGCAAGAAAAGGTCCCTCATTTCATCACTATCCAATGAGTCATAGCTCAATTCCAAAGCAGAATAAGTTAACGCATCTAACGAGTCATGACTTTGCAATTTCTTTAATGCATATTTCCATGAATGAACATCCCTCTTATTTTTCATTGCACACGCTACTGTCACTACCCTAAGCGGCAAACCTTCACATTTTTGGGCAACTTGATATGCTACATCTTTCAAAGTTCTATCTTTAACCACATCCCCTGCCATAAATTGAAACAAGCTCCATGACTCATTTTCACTCATAAGTTCAACTTTGAAAGTGAAATCCTTTGGAACATCCATTTCCAGCAACACTTCTTGACTTCTACTTGTTATCAACAATTTGCAACCATTATGTCCA is from Medicago truncatula cultivar Jemalong A17 chromosome 1, MtrunA17r5.0-ANR, whole genome shotgun sequence and encodes:
- the LOC25481411 gene encoding disease resistance protein At4g27190, with amino-acid sequence MEILISVVAKIAEYTVVPIGRQASYLIFYKGNFKTLKDHVEDLEAARARMIHSVERERGNGKEIEKDVLNWLEKVNEVIEKANGLQNDPRNANVSCSAWPFPNLILRHQLSRKATKIAKDVVQVQGKGIFDQVGYLPPLDVVAASSTRDREKYDTRESLKEDIVKALADSTSCNIGVYGLGGVGKTTLVEKVAQIAKEHKLFDRVVKTEVTKNPDIKRIQGEIADFLSMRFEEETIVGRAQRLRQRIKMEKSILIILDNIWTLDLKEVGIPVGDGHNGCKLLITSRSQEVLLEMDVPKDFTFKVELMSENESWSLFQFMAGDVVKDRTLKDVAYQVAQKCEGLPLRVVTVACAMKNKRDVHSWKYALKKLQSHDSLDALTYSALELSYDSLDSDEMRDLFLLFSLLPGNYVSYFLKIAMGLDILKHVNTIDDARNKLYTMIESLEATCLLLEVKVDGKIQMHDFVCEFAISIACRDKHVFLMKQRDEEWPTSAFLQRCTQIVVDRYHMHELPQTIDCPNIKFFCLVSGNRSLKIPDDYFEGMGSLRVLDLTSLNLSSLPFQFLTDLQTLCLNFCVLENMDAIEALQNLKILCLWNSSMIKLPRQIGQLTQLRMLDLRSSGIEVIPHNIISSLTKLEELYMGNTSINWEDVNSTVQNEHASIAELRKLPNLKALELQIRETWMLPRDLRLMFEKLERYKIAIGDVWDWSDIKDGTLKTLMLKLGTNIHLEHGIKALIKGVENLYLDDVDGIQNVLPNLNREGFKLLKHLHVQNNTNLNHIVDNKEINQIHASFPILETLVLLNLRNLEHICHGQPSVASFGSLSVIKVKNCVQLKYLFSFTMVKGLSHLCKIEVCECNSMKDIVFRDNNSSANNDITDEKIEFLQLRSLTLEHLETLDNFASDYLTHHRSKEKYHDVEPYASTTPFFNAQVSFPNLDTLKLSSLLNLNKVWDENHQSMCNLTSLIVDNCVGLKYLFSSTLVESFMNLKHLEISNCPIMEDIITKEDRNNAVKEVHFLKLEKIVLKDMDSLKTIWHRQFETSKMLEVNNCKKIVVVFPSSMQNTYNELEKLEVRNCDFVEEIFELNLNENNSEEVMTQLKEVTIDGLWNLEKIWSGDSEGIISFQNLINVQVVNCDSLEYLLPFSVATRCSHLKELSIKSCWNMKEIVAEENESSVNAAPIFEFNQLTTLLLWYLEEFNGFYAGNHTLLCPSLRKVDVYNCTKLNLFRTHSTRSSNFQDDKHSVLKQQPLFIAEEVIPNLEFLRMEQADADMLLQTQNTSALFCKMTSIGFNCYDTDDASFPYWFLENVHTLESLDVEESRFKKIFQDKGEISEKTHTQIKALNLSELPKLQHICEEGSQIDPVLEFLEYLDVENCSSLINLMPSSVTLNHLKYLKVTKCNGLKYLFTTPTARSLDKLIMLKIEDCSSLEEVVNGVENVDIAFISLQILILECLPSLIKFCSSECFMKFPLLEKVIVRECPRMKIFSARDTSTPILQKVKIAENDSEWHWKGNLNDTIYNMFEDKVQ